The following DNA comes from Rhipicephalus microplus isolate Deutch F79 chromosome 6, USDA_Rmic, whole genome shotgun sequence.
ATCTTATCGGGTGACGTCGAAACTAATCCTGGCCCTAACGGAAACGCTGCTATTCTTACTGAGCTACAAAAGCTAAGTGCCGGCCAGGCCCAGCTGATTGCCGAAGTTCAGAGTTTGAAATCTCAACTAAGCACAACGGATAAAAGAATAACAGACTTAAACAAACGAATGGGCGATCTCGAAACACATTACCAAACTCTTCTTCCCCTCAGAAATGATATCGAAAAAACACAGGCTAACGTAATCAACATGACTAAAAAAATTCAAGAGCTAGAAACTTCCCTGGATGACGCTGAAAACAGGTCGCGCCGGAATAACCTTCTATTCTACGGCATCCCTGACCCCACTAGGAATGAAACGTGGGCTGAATCTGAAAAAATGATAATCGATATCTGCAACAATAACCTTGGACTAACAGTGCAGCCTAACGACATAGAACGCGCACATCGTCTCGGTATTCATTCACTAAACCGAAATCGTCCCATAATTGTGAAATTTTTATCATACAAAACCAGAGATGCACTTTTATCAAACGGCAGGAAACTGAAGAACACTAACTACAGCATCGGGGAGGACTTTTCCCGCCCCGTTCAATATGCGCGCAAGCAATTACTTGCATTTGCAAAAGCACGTTCGGACAAGTTCTCCTTGCGGTTCAAAACACTGCACGTCGGGTCGAAGCGCTATATATTTGACGCATCATCACACATGGTTAAGGAAATTGCATAGCGGTTACCCCGCCAACAAAGAGCAATAAAACGCCAAACGGCTTCCCCATGTCATGTTCTCTCGTTTTCCGTAATATTCACTAACATACGTAGCCTTCTTCCAAAACGTGAACTCATATCCAACATTATCTCGTCATCAAAAAGCAACATACTcgtattaacagaaacgtggcttaccAGCGATATAACGGATGCGGAAATATTAACTGACTTACAGGACTTCCACGTGTACCaaaatgaccgaaatggctcacGGGGGGGCGGAGAACTTATCGCAGTTCATCGGGGCATATCTTGCTCCGTTGTTAACGTCGATTCCGATACCGAATCCCTGTGGCTAATTTGTCGTACTAACACCGTAACTGTCCTACTTGGCGTCTGCTACAGGCCCCCGCAAACGGATCCAAATTTTCCATGTCATCTGAACAATTCCATTCAAAAACTTACTTCCGCTTACCCAAAGGCTCGCATTCTTCTGTTCGGTGATTTTAACTACCCTAATATTGACTGGCAAAACATAGTTACTTCTACATTATCATGTCACGCAGAGGCGAAAAACTTCCTCGATGTATGTCTCAACTTTAACCTTACACAATTAGTCGCCCAACCAACCCGTGTCACACGAGGATCAGCAAATATTCTCGACCTGATATTAACCAATAGCCCCGAGAACCTATTATCTATTACTTACCTTCCTGAGATCAGCGACCACAAGGTCATacatgctttattttcatttacctcgaccaaaaaacagacgactaataaaacaattgttctttatgataagggtaactatagtgcaatatctgaagatctcagtaactcttttaatcagtatgaatctacatttcacacgcgctcagttcatgacaactggttgatctttaaggacaaagtaaatcacctctctgatatgtttatcccgaagattacttttcaaactaaccgcaataaaccatggttttctcggcatttaaaaaaacttgaaaacaaaaagaaacgactttttcgtaccgccaaacgcaacggcaagcctactgcatggcaaaaatacatcgaAGCTGAAAAATCATATTTGCTATCTGTTCGTAAAGCTAAATACTCGTTTTACCATATAGACTTACCTAATCTCTTAATCAGGAACCCCAAGCAATTCTGGCAAGTTctaaaccccacacatccttccgatattaaactaacgaatgattcacacgagacagtgactgaccatgattgcgcagaaatattcaacgaagcatttgcatctgtcttcactactgaacttgacatgccctcacagtcgccatcatttagcgtagaaactttcatgcctgctgtcaccttcttcgaagaaggcatttcatctataatccacaaattaaaactttcttcatcagctggtatggattccatcaactcgaaactcctcaagaatgtgaaatcgacttgcgcagcatacttatgtcttatcttctcacagtcactcacctcaggaatcatgccggatgattggaaaacgggcaaggtcgttccagtctacaaatcagggAACAGAATctcacccttgaactaccgccccatttcattaaccagcgtgccttgtaagatcatggaacacgtcatctactcacaaatcttcaattttttggactccaacgaattttttcatccttcacagcacggatttcgaaagggcctttcttgcgaaacccaattagcacaattcgttcatgacctacagactaatctcgactgtaatatccaaaccgactcgatattccttgattttgcaaaagctttcgacaaggttcctcaccagcgtctgttactgaaactttcaaaactaaacttgcatcctaacatcttcaggtggcttgaggagtttctaactaaccgctcgcaatctgtctatcttaacggccacctgtctaaaccactcccagtcacctcaggcgtcccacaagggtctgttctcggtcctctcctattcctaatatatatCAATGACTTATCATTGCATGTTTCCTGtaacattcgcatgttcgctgacgattgcgtaatctatcatactattactaattgtcatgaccatcacatccttcagagcaaccttaacaatataataaactggtgtaatatttggctaatgactctcaaccccactaaatgcaaactcttgtccttctctcgtcgtcacaatccctctcgctttcagtattctatttctaaatcatgtatcgaattagtagaatcgtataaatatctaggagtcaccctttgttctaatttatcatggcgcgcccatattacaaacatcatttcagcatcgaacaaaacactgggttttcttaaacgccaccttcgcctttccccaccatatgttagattactcgcgtataaatcgcttataagaccaaaattagaatacgcatctgccatctggagcccccatcaagcatacctaatcactgccttggaaggtgttcaaaatcgggccacccgtttcatccattcctcatattcatatgacatcagcatttcaccattgaaacatgaatctggcctatcactcctttcttatcgtcgccgcattgctagcctaactctttatcataagtttttttattcttcactcaatcaagctccttatataacagccgcctcacgcatttcccaccgcaccagtcattcacttcaagttgcccgcccgccatcacgcaccactacgtttgctgcatcgtttttcctcagagcagcttcagactggaacggcctgccctacgacattgtcacaattgcctcatcatctaccttcctggaacgcctcaccgatcatctgccatgttaattcaattttttgtttgcaatgttaattgaatctccgctgttttgaattgtaatcccaccccttatgtaacaccccctgaatgggggcctttaaggaaataaaactgaactgaactgaactgaacagcgccctgtcccgttcgcctttacctcccgactcagcctgtggaaccactggtaccaactccgtcgcatttCTTGACCTTGACTCCTTTGCCAGAGAACAACACAAGGACGCATGGATCACTTCCCTTTTTGACTTTCTCTCTGAATCGTCGACCACTGTGGTATCACTATCTCTTCGGTGTCAAGCAGCTCATTTGGCCATTCGTGGTCGGCTACTACACCAACGCAACTACGCctctgaaggtcgtaagtggctcttggttgtccctcgcagcttgcgatcacaaatatgcgcctccttttacgacgatccccaatgtggccatgccAAAGtattcaaaacttacgaacgcgttcgccatcgcttctactggcacgaaatgtataattttgttcgaagatttgttatgggctgcccttctgtcagcgccgcaaatcaccgcctttccactcgtccggtgcgcttcagcCGCGTCcatgccctgccaaacctttcaaTCGGATCGGAATttatctctatggccctctagcGATAACATCAGATGCAAATTGGCgcatcatagtcgctgtggaccatttaacacgctacgctgagaccgccgcccttccaagtgccactgcgcggtacgtagcgtccttcgtcctctatcgcttcatactacgacatggtgcacctcgagaactactaagtgaccgaggtcgagccttcctgtCAGAAGTGGTCATGGCTCTGCTTTCGGAATAACGTGTTGTTCATcacaagaccactgcataccacccgcagactaacgggctcatgGAGAGATTTAGCCGCACACTCGGCGATATGCTCACGATGTATGTGGCATCttatcatactaactgggatcgcattctacCATTCATCACATTCGCATACAACACCACGGCACactctaccactggattttcacctttctttctttttatggacgcgaaccttcccacaccatcgacactccacttccataccatcctgacgcatccgaaggcCCATGTGcatccgaagctgcccgaaaagcggaagagtgccgtgaactcgcacgcacctttacctCACAAGAAgagcagcgccagaaagaaaacaacgccgactcttcacgaagccacagctgttccccgggatcacttgtatggctggctgttccttaccataCAACTTGCCTTTCCTCAAAACCCgtcccaaagtacgagggcccttaccacgttttggagcaaaccttgccagtgaattttctcattgagccactttcacCATCttacgacatgcgccggcgtggacgtgacatcgttcaCGTCGCCCGTCTTAAGCCATATCGTAGCcttctgcctccagactcttaggccaccaggatggctcttttctgACGGGgtaaaattgtgaagaagaaaacgcattgttggcaagcaacatcgcccctgcttgggtactgggttctgggctcttctcgctcgcctcgtgctgatcgtcgccggcatctgctttcTTAACCGTTTCTCTGTCCGAATAATGTTTTCATCGCAGAGCCACCGTcgcaacacacgccaataaaccccttttcatcTATAATACTTAAAGGGCCATTCACCAGTCCCCCTAACAAATTCTAGTTCAaccgtggaagttgttgggtgtcctaTGAGGAGTATTATGCCCCAAAATATTTTTCCATTGGTTCAGTACGAGCTGAACAAactcttttaggggtgaagctccgtaaagcggcacccgttcgtccctcgtcgtagtacgtaacatgtctaaCGCTTTGACCtgcgaggtggtgccggtgggagatttctcctgtgcgttgttgaacaataaaaaattcgtagcgtgcgctgTAACTAAAAGCCGACTTCTCCTGTCCCTctttcccccttagcagccattggcatgtatatgccaacaagaaagggttgctacgttatactcgctgggtgtaacctccttggtttcagaaaagtttgacgagcgttgggccacagtgccatgaaaacagtgaacta
Coding sequences within:
- the LOC142765227 gene encoding uncharacterized protein LOC142765227, yielding MQPSNPLTFAMQTTILVFASLQLSNMIGLSSGASSMLVLPGSESEPGSCRLLRTNCSSPPDITSEELLSPEITVLWKAASSSTTASSSIKEHHPLTPLRGLGDCTTMQPSNPLTFAMQVSKSYVLFAKKSSNYFLVQFPSPHCCIAIAVECAHMIHSLLILSGDVETNPGPNGNAAILTELQKLSAGQAQLIAEVQSLKSQLSTTDKRITDLNKRMGDLETHYQTLLPLRNDIEKTQANVINMTKKIQELETSLDDAENRSRRNNLLFYGIPDPTRNETWAESEKMIIDICNNNLGLTVQPNDIERAHRLGIHSLNRNRPIIVKFLSYKTRDALLSNGRKLKNTNYSIGEDFSRPVQYARKQLLAFAKARSDKFSLRFKTLHVGSKRYIFDASSHMVKEIA